Genomic segment of Sphingomicrobium marinum:
AACCGACCCGACATCCTCCAGCGGCTCGGTGCCTATCCGCCGCCGCCTGGCGCAAGCGACCTCCCGGGGCTCGAGGTCGCGGGCGAAGTGGTCGAGGGACCCCACAACTTGGTTGGCCGCAAGGTGTGCGCGCTGGTCACCGGCGGCGGCTATGCCGAATATTGCGCCGCTCCGATCGGTAGCTGCATCGCGGTCCCCGAAGGCCTGTCCATGGAAGAAGCGGCGGCGATGCCCGAAACGCTCTTCACCGTCTGGACCAACCTGTTCGAGCGCGGCTTTGCGGCCGATGGCGATACGGTGCTCGTCCATGGCGGGACCAGCGGCATCGGCACGATGGCCATCAAGCTGGGCCGATTGTTCGGCCTGACCGTCATCGTTACCTGCGGCAGCGATGCGAAATGCAAGCGCGCCGAGGAGGAAGGGGCGGCGCTGGCGATCAATTACAACACCGAAGACTTCGTCGATGTCGTCAAGGATCATAGCGAGGGCAGGGGCGTGCAAGTCGTGCTCGACATGGTTGGCGGCGACTATGTGCCGCGCAACCTTGCCTGCCTTGCCGATGAAGGCCGCCACGTGTCGATCGCCTTCCAGCGCGGCGCCAAGGCAGAAATATCCATAATGGACGCAATGCTCCGCCGTCTCATCCTCACAGGCTCGACGCTGCGCGCTCGCTCGCCCGCGTTCAAGACGATGGTGGCCGACGAACTGAAGGCGCATGTCTGGCCGTTCGTCGAAGGCGGTCGCCTGCGACCGGTCATGGACGAAGTGTTCGCGCTTGAAGACGCAGCCAAGGCACATGCCCGCATGGAAGCGGGCGAACATGTCGGCAAGATCGTGTTGAAAGTCGGCTAACGCAGCGAGCGTGCGGCACCAGTGCGCGTCGCAAACGGCGCGCCATCCTTGCAGATGGCCCGACCCGCACGCCAACCATCGTCGCTCTGCCATACGAAGCCGAGCCATTCATGGCGCGGCCCGGTTACCTCGTAGGCGTCGCCTTCCAGTCCGCTTGGTCGCGCCGCGCCGCGCAGCAGCGCGAGGTGCGGGGAACGTGTCGCCTTGAGAGCATCGAAAAACCTGGAAACGATCATCGTCCAGTCTGATAGGCACGCACCCTCTCCGCGTCGTGCGAAAGAACGTCCAATGCGGTTATTTCCCTGCCATCCCTTGCGCTTACCCGGCCAAAGGCGTATCTCTCATGGCAACGTGGCCGCTCCGGAAAGGGGCGGCCCTTTCTATGTCTAACGGAGATCCATCATGGCCACGCCCCTGATGCCCCACGCGACCGCCGCATGGCTGGTCGACAATACGTCGCTTTCCTTCACGCAGATTGCCGAGTTCTGCGGCCTGCACATCCTCGAGGTCCAGGCGATCGCCGATGATACCGCCTCGACCAAGCTGACCGGCCGCGATCCGGTCCGCTCGGGTGAACTCACGCACGAGGAAATCGAGCGCGGCCAGGCCGATGAAGACTATGTCCTCGTGATGCAGAAGGCACCCGACTCGGTGACCCGCACCAAGGGCCCGCGGTATACGCCCGTGTCCAAGCGCCAGGATAAGCCCGACGGCATTGCATGGCTGCTGAAAAACCATCCTGAACTATCCGACGCGCAGATCGGCAAGCTGATCGGCACGACTCGCACCACCATCGGCGCGATCAAGGAGCGGACGCACTGGAACATGGCGAACATCCAGCCCAAGGATCCGGTGACGCTCGGCCTGACCAGCCAGCGCGAACTCGACGCTGCGGTCGCCAAGGCG
This window contains:
- a CDS encoding DUF1013 domain-containing protein, with translation MATPLMPHATAAWLVDNTSLSFTQIAEFCGLHILEVQAIADDTASTKLTGRDPVRSGELTHEEIERGQADEDYVLVMQKAPDSVTRTKGPRYTPVSKRQDKPDGIAWLLKNHPELSDAQIGKLIGTTRTTIGAIKERTHWNMANIQPKDPVTLGLTSQRELDAAVAKAAKKAGKENVAVDTTLDSDREALIDELRKEREDAAKAADEALAAEAEPEDNRPEIVPGIKDPFAKSE
- a CDS encoding NAD(P)H-quinone oxidoreductase produces the protein MPDQMRCIAIRQAGGPEQLVLEERARPVPREGEVLIRVEAAGVNRPDILQRLGAYPPPPGASDLPGLEVAGEVVEGPHNLVGRKVCALVTGGGYAEYCAAPIGSCIAVPEGLSMEEAAAMPETLFTVWTNLFERGFAADGDTVLVHGGTSGIGTMAIKLGRLFGLTVIVTCGSDAKCKRAEEEGAALAINYNTEDFVDVVKDHSEGRGVQVVLDMVGGDYVPRNLACLADEGRHVSIAFQRGAKAEISIMDAMLRRLILTGSTLRARSPAFKTMVADELKAHVWPFVEGGRLRPVMDEVFALEDAAKAHARMEAGEHVGKIVLKVG